One genomic window of Clostridioides sp. ES-S-0054-01 includes the following:
- a CDS encoding cell wall-binding cysteine protease Cwp84: protein MKKYKSKKLSKLLALLTVCFLIVSTIPVSAENNKTLNGVETAEYSESYLQYLEDVKNGDTAKYNGVIPVPHEMEGTILHNKGRSTLPSSYKSSASYNPMNLGLTTPAKNQGDLNTCWAFSSMSTLESYLKLKGYGTYDLSEEHFRWWSTGGTHGWNVDDMSGSSNVTAIGYLTAWAGPKLEKDIPYNLKSEVQGATRPSNMDTASTQFNVTDVVRLNKDKETVKNAIMQYGAVTSGYAHYSRYFNDDETAYNCNDRSVPLNHSVAIVGWDDNYSKDNFASDVKPESNGAWLVKSSWGEFNSMKGFFWISYEDKTLLKDTDNYAMKSVSKPDSDKKMYQLEYAGLSKIMSNKVTAANVFDFNRDSEKLDSVMFETDSVGAKYEVYYAPVVNGVPQNNSMTKLANGTVSYSGYINVPTNSYSLPKGKGAIVVVIDNTANPNREKSTLAYETDIDGYYLYEAKANLGESYILQNNKFEDINTYSEFSPCNFVIKAITKTSSGQATSGESLTGADRYETAVKVSQKGWSSSQNAVLVNGNVIVDALTATPFTAAIDSPILLTGKDNLDSKTKAELQRLGTKKVYLIGGEDSLSKNVQTQLSNMGISVERISGSDRYKTSISLAQKLNSIKSVSQVAVANGVNGLPDAISVGAAAADNNMPIILTNEKSELQGADEFLNSSKITKSYIIGGTATLSSNLESKLSNPTRLAGSNRNETNAKIIDKFYTSSDLKYAFVVKDGSKSQGDLIDGLAVGALGAKTDSPVVLVGNKLEESQKTVLKSKKIETPIRVGGNGNESAFNELNTLLGK, encoded by the coding sequence ATGAAAAAGTATAAATCAAAAAAATTGTCAAAGCTACTGGCATTGTTGACAGTTTGTTTTTTAATAGTGTCAACAATACCTGTCTCAGCAGAAAACAATAAAACTCTGAATGGAGTAGAAACTGCAGAGTACTCTGAAAGTTATCTTCAATATCTAGAAGATGTCAAAAATGGAGACACAGCCAAATATAATGGAGTAATACCAGTTCCGCATGAAATGGAAGGTACAATACTTCACAATAAGGGAAGAAGCACTCTTCCATCATCATACAAATCAAGTGCATCATACAATCCAATGAATTTAGGATTGACTACACCAGCAAAAAATCAGGGAGACCTTAACACATGTTGGGCATTTTCTAGTATGTCAACTTTAGAGTCATACCTAAAGCTAAAAGGCTATGGAACATATGACCTTTCAGAAGAGCACTTTAGATGGTGGTCAACTGGTGGAACACATGGATGGAATGTAGATGATATGTCAGGTAGTTCAAATGTAACAGCTATAGGATATCTGACTGCATGGGCAGGTCCTAAGTTAGAAAAGGATATACCATATAATCTTAAATCTGAGGTGCAAGGTGCAACTAGACCTTCAAATATGGATACTGCATCTACACAATTTAATGTAACAGATGTTGTTCGTCTTAATAAAGATAAGGAAACTGTAAAAAATGCTATAATGCAGTATGGTGCAGTGACATCTGGATATGCACATTATTCAAGATATTTTAATGATGATGAAACAGCATATAATTGTAATGATAGAAGTGTGCCTTTGAATCACTCTGTAGCGATAGTAGGATGGGATGATAATTATTCAAAAGATAATTTTGCATCTGATGTAAAACCAGAATCAAATGGAGCATGGTTGGTAAAAAGCAGTTGGGGAGAGTTCAATTCTATGAAAGGATTCTTCTGGATTTCTTATGAAGACAAAACTCTTTTAAAAGATACAGATAACTATGCAATGAAATCAGTATCAAAACCAGATAGTGATAAAAAAATGTATCAACTTGAGTATGCTGGTCTTAGCAAGATAATGTCAAATAAAGTAACAGCAGCAAATGTGTTTGATTTTAACAGAGACTCTGAAAAACTTGACTCTGTTATGTTTGAAACAGACTCTGTAGGAGCAAAATATGAAGTATATTATGCACCAGTAGTAAATGGAGTTCCTCAAAATAACTCAATGACAAAACTTGCAAATGGAACAGTATCATATTCTGGATACATAAATGTACCTACTAATTCTTACAGCTTACCAAAAGGTAAAGGGGCAATAGTAGTAGTTATAGACAACACAGCAAATCCTAATAGAGAAAAATCAACTTTAGCATATGAAACTGACATAGATGGATACTATCTATATGAAGCTAAAGCAAACTTAGGTGAAAGTTATATACTTCAAAATAATAAATTTGAAGATATAAATACATATAGTGAATTTTCTCCTTGTAACTTTGTTATAAAAGCTATAACAAAAACATCTTCTGGACAAGCTACTTCAGGAGAATCTTTAACTGGAGCAGATAGGTATGAAACAGCAGTTAAAGTTAGTCAAAAAGGATGGAGTTCTTCACAAAATGCAGTATTAGTAAATGGAAACGTAATAGTGGATGCTTTAACAGCAACTCCATTTACAGCAGCAATCGACTCTCCAATTCTTTTAACAGGAAAAGATAACTTAGATTCAAAAACTAAGGCAGAGTTACAAAGATTAGGAACTAAAAAAGTTTATCTAATAGGTGGAGAAGATTCTTTAAGTAAGAATGTACAAACTCAACTTAGCAATATGGGTATATCAGTAGAAAGAATTTCAGGTAGCGATAGATATAAGACTAGTATATCTCTAGCTCAAAAGCTAAACAGTATAAAATCTGTTTCACAAGTTGCAGTGGCAAATGGTGTAAATGGACTTCCAGATGCAATAAGTGTTGGTGCAGCAGCTGCTGATAATAATATGCCAATAATACTTACTAATGAAAAGAGTGAGTTACAAGGTGCTGATGAATTTTTAAATTCATCAAAAATAACTAAGTCTTATATAATTGGTGGTACAGCTACTTTATCATCAAATTTAGAAAGTAAGCTTTCAAATCCAACAAGACTTGCAGGAAGTAATAGAAATGAAACTAATGCTAAGATAATAGATAAATTCTATACTAGTTCAGATTTAAAATATGCTTTTGTTGTTAAAGATGGTTCAAAGAGTCAAGGAGACTTGATAGATGGGCTAGCAGTAGGAGCATTAGGGGCTAAAACTGATTCACCAGTAGTTCTAGTTGGGAATAAGTTAGAGGAAAGTCAAAAAACTGTACTTAAGTCTAAGAAAATAGAAACTCCTATTAGAGTTGGTGGAAATGGAAATGAAAGTGCTTTTAATGAACTAAATACTCTTTTAGGGAAATAG
- a CDS encoding GtrA family protein has translation MIFKKHKETILYLFFGAFTTLVNIVSYLFFTRVILFNFMIANALAWILAVLFAYVTNKFFVFESKITELRFLFKEFLSFVSFRLLSGIIEMFIMYVMIDLLFVNDIIVKIFTNVVVIVLNYLFSKMIIFRKQKTD, from the coding sequence TTGATTTTTAAAAAACATAAAGAGACAATATTATATTTATTTTTTGGAGCATTTACTACCCTTGTAAATATAGTTTCTTATTTATTTTTTACTAGAGTTATTTTATTTAATTTTATGATTGCAAATGCTTTGGCATGGATACTTGCTGTTTTATTTGCTTATGTTACTAATAAGTTTTTTGTGTTTGAAAGTAAAATAACCGAACTAAGGTTTTTATTTAAGGAATTTTTGTCTTTTGTTAGTTTTAGATTACTTTCTGGGATTATAGAAATGTTTATTATGTATGTAATGATTGATTTACTTTTTGTAAATGATATTATAGTGAAAATATTTACTAATGTAGTTGTTATAGTTTTAAATTATTTATTTAGTAAGATGATAATTTTTAGGAAACAAAAAACAGACTAA